In Citrus sinensis cultivar Valencia sweet orange chromosome 2, DVS_A1.0, whole genome shotgun sequence, a single genomic region encodes these proteins:
- the LOC102630704 gene encoding uncharacterized protein LOC102630704, translating into MELKEMNEILSKNRVEDVSWLCSLSESELDMLISLKLLVLQRAKVIGHEELANKFDLKALRALGFILMEHLKEKFKDLSLFPGSAEPAKFIAGCNLLKCDNEDILTVEELKTCLHIDSKR; encoded by the exons ATGGAATTGAAGGAGATGAATGAAATATTGAGTAAGAATAGGGTCGAAGATGTCAGCTGGCTCTGTTCCCTCTCCGAATCCGAGCTT GACATGCTTATTAGCTTAAAGCTGCTCGTTTTACAACGTGCTAAAGTAATTGGCCATGAAGAACTTgccaataaatttgatttgaagGCGCTTCGAGCCCTAG GGTTCATTTTGATGGAACATCTTAAGGAGAAGTTTAAGGATTTATCACTTTTTCCAGGCTCGGCTGAGCCTGCAAAATTTATTGCTGGttgcaatttattaaaatgtgatAATGAGGATATCTTGACCGTTGAAGAGCTAAAGACATGTCTTCACATTGATTCAAAAAG ATGA
- the LOC102616538 gene encoding LOB domain-containing protein 4 — protein MKESGRKQGAPSPCAACKLLRRRCAQDCVFAPYFPADEPQKFANVHKVFGASNVNKMLQELPVHQRGDAVSSMVYEANARVRDPVYGCVGAISSLQNQIDVLQTQLALAQAEVVHLRVRQTASLSSHGFGPASPSNSGSPSSKLVASQTKPIYDMDLAHYEESMWTC, from the exons ATGAAGGAGAGTGGTAGGAAACAAGGTGCACCATCACCATGTGCAGCATGCAAGCTTCTAAGGAGAAGGTGTGCCCAGGATTGCGTTTTTGCCCCTTATTTTCCAGCTGATGAGCCTCAGAAATTTGCTAATGTGCACAAGGTTTTTGGTGCTAGCAATGTCAACAAGATGCTACAG gaattgCCAGTGCACCAAAGAGGAGATGCTGTGAGCAGCATGGTGTATGAAGCGAACGCAAGAGTTCGTGATCCAGTGTACGGTTGCGTTGGAGCCATTTCGtctctgcaaaatcaaatagaCGTGCTACAGACCCAATTGGCCCTGGCTCAAGCCGAGGTGGTGCACTTACGGGTTCGCCAAACTGCGTCCTTGTCGAGCCACGGGTTCGGCCCGGCTAGCCCAAGCAACAGCGGCTCTCCCTCGTCCAAGCTCGTGGCTTCTCAGACCAAGCCCATCTACGACATGGACTTGGCTCATTATGAGGAATCAATGTGGACTTGTTAG
- the LOC102616249 gene encoding photosystem I reaction center subunit III, chloroplastic, with protein sequence MSLTIPTNLSKPLLKPRSNSQLSHAKLSKQMITCSSSAGSEETSSSSGKAAKPLQAFSAALALSSILLSAPQLAVADISGLTPCKESKQFAKREKQQLKKLESSLKLYAPDSAPALAIKATMEKTKRRFDNYGKYGLLCGSDGLPHLIVSGDQRHWGEFITPGLLFLYIAGWIGWVGRSYLIAISGEKKPAMKEIIIDVPLASRLVFRGFSWPVAAYREFVNGELVVKDV encoded by the coding sequence atgtCTCTGACAATTCCAACAAATCTTTCAAAACCCCTATTGAAGCCAAGATCAAACTCTCAGTTGAGCCATGCAAAATTATCGAAACAAATGATCACGTGCTCTTCTTCCGCTGGTTCTGAAGAGACTTCCTCTTCTTCTGGCAAGGCCGCCAAGCCGCTCCAGGCTTTCTCAGCAGCCCTTGCACTTTCCTCAATTCTGCTATCAGCCCCACAGCTCGCAGTTGCCGACATCAGCGGCCTCACCCCATGCAAAGAGTCCAAACAATTCGCCAAGCGCGAGAAGCAGCAGCTCAAGAAGCTCGAGTCTTCACTAAAACTGTACGCTCCCGACAGCGCCCCGGCTCTCGCAATCAAAGCCACCATGGAGAAGACGAAACGGCGGTTTGACAACTACGGGAAGTACGGGTTGCTGTGCGGGTCAGATGGGTTGCCGCATCTGATTGTGAGCGGTGACCAGAGGCACTGGGGTGAGTTTATCACTCCGGGGTTGTTGTTTTTGTACATAGCTGGATGGATCGGGTGGGTTGGCAGGAGCTACTTGATCGCCATTAGCGGTGAAAAGAAGCCGGCCATGAAGGAGATCATCATTGATGTTCCTTTGGCTTCCAGGTTGGTCTTCAGAGGTTTTAGCTGGCCTGTTGCTGCTTACAGAGAGTTCGTTAATGGTGAACTTGTTGTCAAGGACGTTTAA